One region of Candidatus Desulfatibia profunda genomic DNA includes:
- a CDS encoding shikimate dehydrogenase — ALKAMVDAGVQIDAKNILMLGSGGAARAISFTLVRNGKPGELSILDINATMLQQLTTDLMAGTDGLIKSELLTDSSLAAAMEKADVIIHCTPVGMHPNQDASLIPVELFRPEQAVFDIVYTPLKTKLLAEAKSRGLNVISGVEMFINQAVLQFERFTGVKAPVEVMRRVVMEQLKT, encoded by the coding sequence GGCGTTAAAGGCCATGGTTGATGCCGGAGTGCAAATTGACGCTAAAAATATATTGATGTTGGGCTCAGGCGGTGCGGCGAGGGCGATTTCCTTTACCCTTGTCCGCAATGGCAAACCAGGAGAATTATCAATTTTAGATATCAACGCAACCATGCTTCAGCAGTTGACAACGGATTTAATGGCCGGCACGGACGGGTTGATCAAATCCGAGTTGCTGACCGACAGCTCTCTGGCCGCAGCGATGGAGAAAGCCGATGTAATCATCCACTGTACGCCGGTCGGCATGCATCCAAACCAAGACGCCTCCCTTATTCCTGTAGAACTTTTTCGGCCCGAGCAAGCGGTCTTTGATATTGTATATACCCCCCTTAAAACAAAGCTGCTTGCCGAGGCCAAATCTCGCGGTCTTAACGTAATTTCCGGAGTGGAGATGTTTATCAACCAGGCGGTCTTGCAATTTGAACGATTTACCGGCGTTAAAGCGCCTGTCGAGGTGATGCGGCGGGTTGTAATGGAGCAATTGAAAACATGA